The Schistocerca gregaria isolate iqSchGreg1 chromosome 2, iqSchGreg1.2, whole genome shotgun sequence genome contains the following window.
CAACAGCGTATGACTGTCTTCAGCTTGAATGACTTCAAAACATCAGACATTGCACATCACTTGCTCGACAATGGTCAAATTAACTAAGTTTGTGACCGTGgaccagtttttctttcatttgggGTCAGACTGACTCAACCATACCAAGTATTCTACTGACGAAGTATTTTCTGGTGTAGTAGACTGAATGAAGTTTCTTTTTCGTAATATAATGTCAGTAAGCGATCTTAACCACGATGAATGGGTGCGGTCAGTCCTTGATGAAGTAGCGATTGAATTGAACCGCAACAATTACCGACATCTTGATGCCCACTATAAAAGTAAACATGAAACCGATTCAGAATTAGGAGAGGGAGAGGAAAATGAAAATGAGGTTTGAACTGTAGAGGTTTTAGAGGCAACTAGATTAAAATCGAGAAAACAAAATGGTTGCTGTATTAATTGTAGGTCACCAATACCAAGTAACTGTGCATAAAGTGTTTGTTGAGGGCTGTGCGTGAAACTCGTATGATTTGGTTTGAAGTACTGGTTGAAGTACTGTTGCAGTCCGTTAATAATTTTTGAATGTCAACAACTTTGAAATGGTAAAACACACCAATCCTGTGTACACTGTACTTTTGTTActtgataatatttatttaacaaGAAAATAATTACAACCATTATATTTTTACGTTGTAAACATGTTCACCTTAAAATATTCATTAGAGTCGGTTTTATTTTCATTCCCCTAATTCTGAAATGAAAAACTGTCTAATTACCCCACGACATTAGCAGTGCTAGAAAAATTTCACCGTATTAGTTACGGGTTAAACAACATTGAATGTTCTCCCGCTTTCTGGTACGTTAGTAAGTTTCTTGTCTAAGcctcattttctttagttttttgtgATTCGCAATTTTCAGTGTTCAGCACCTAAACTTTTTGGGCAGACACGTGCATTTCTATGAGCTCGCCAGACCATGAGATGTGATGTAAGACTCAAATTTCATCAGCTGATTGACTCACAGGGACCGAAATGCACTGTCCAACGtttttttaaactacaaaaattttGACAGGAGGGGTCGGTTTGATGCTCCTCACGTATTCGGTAAAACCACGTTCGCAGCTCTGATTTAAGAATAAAATTAGAGTACGTAGTAACTGTGTTGCTTCTGCATAGTTAATTTGCGTTGTGTATGCTTCGGGTGTTGATGGGCAGGAATAAGCGACACCTTAACTCGCTGTCTGTCGCGCTGGTGTCCAAAACAGTCCATCCACAGCGGGCCTGAAGCCTACGATGCGACGGCCCTCCTCACACAGTTGCCCTTTTCCTCCAGCAGTGCCTTGTTTTGCTCCTGCTGGACCGACTCTGCGGCTGCTTTTTCTTCCTCACAGGTAGTCTCTCCCGGGGGCGGCTCGAGCATCCATTCGGGGATGGGGTGGTTGAGGAAGAAGACTGTCTGGTCGAAGAGGAAGATGAACGCGGCGATGAAGCCGAGGCCAGCTCGGTCTAGGTCCTCCTTGCACTCCACCACTTGCACCCAGCCGCTCACCGTGTACAGCACCATGCCCGTGCGCGTCCACACCAGGTCCTGCGAGCGACACACACTATTAGCAGTCTACTactcgtgtacacacacacacacacacacacacacacacacacacacacacacacactttctccttCTTGATTGACCTTCGGCTCTGTCGTCATTGTAAACTGCTCGGAAACCATTTAGGCGGGTGAGTAGTTACAACTGAAAAAATATACTTTATGAAACTGAAACAGTAAGTTAATTACCCGACAAAGCGAACTGAAGACCTGGCTGGGTGGTAGCACCCGACAAACTGGAAGGTGAGACAGCTGTGGCATACATTACGGTAGCACTGTCACAACGGGACCAAGTCTTCACGCGCCACTGAATGAAATGCCCATttagaacaagaacaagaacaag
Protein-coding sequences here:
- the LOC126324985 gene encoding uncharacterized protein LOC126324985 isoform X2 encodes the protein MKKLVKFRLGLCAIELVFGIVLLCMEAGFQRKYQYFGVTEVVTYGSFTIIQAARLICAFFLEFVPDDIDLVWTRTGMVLYTVSGWVQVVECKEDLDRAGLGFIAAFIFLFDQTVFFLNHPIPEWMLEPPPGETTCEEEKAAAESVQQEQNKALLEEKGNCVRRAVAS